A DNA window from Trypanosoma brucei brucei TREU927 chromosome 10, whole genome shotgun sequence contains the following coding sequences:
- a CDS encoding glycosomal malate dehydrogenase: protein MVSVAVIGAAGGIGQSLSLLLLRQLPYGSTLSLYDVAGAPGVAADLSHVDRAGVTVKYAAGKLPPVKRDPALAELARGVDVFVIVAGVPRKPGMSRDDLFNVNAGIIMDLVLTCGSSSPQACFCVVTNPVNSTVPIAAEALKKLGIYNKNKLLGVTLLDGLRATRFINNARHPLAVASVPVVGGHSDVTIVPLFSQLPGPLPEEGELTQIRKRVQVAGTEVVKAKAGRGSATLSMAEAGARFAMFVVNAITGQSSPMVYAYVDTDGTQNCSFLAIPVVLGKNGIEKRLPIGPMNAVEKEMLKQSISVVKANIEKGMNFARSKL, encoded by the coding sequence ATGGTCAGCGTTGCCGTAATTGGAGCCGCCGGTGGTATTGGCCAGTCTCTATCGCTACTTCTTCTTCGCCAACTGCCGTACGGGAGCACGCTCTCGCTGTACGACGTGGCGGGTGCCCCCGGAGTGGCCGCCGATCTCTCACATGTTGACCGCGCCGGCGTCACCGTCAAATATGCTGCTGGAAAGCTCCCCCCAGTGAAGCGTGATCCCGCCCTCGCCGAACTTGCGCGCGGTGTTGATGTTTTTGTCATTGTCGCCGGTGTGCCCCGTAAGCCCGGTATGTCTCGTGACGACCTCTTCAACGTGAATGCCGGCATCATTATGGATCTTGTTCTCACATGTGGTTCCTCATCGCCGCAGGCATGTTTCTGCGTCGTGACGAACCCCGTAAACAGCACCGTGCCGATTGCCGCTGAGGCCTTAAAGAAGCTTGGCATCtacaacaagaacaaactCCTGGGCGTAACTCTGCTGGATGGGCTCCGTGCTACCCGTTTCATCAACAACGCTCGCCACCCTCTTGCCGTCGCCTCCGTCCCCGTTGTTGGTGGCCATAGCGACGTAACGATTGTCCCACTGTTTTCTCAACTTCCTGGTCCACTCCCTGAGGAGGGGGAACTGACACAGATCCGCAAGCGTGTGCAGGTGGCGGGTACGGAGGTGGTGAAGGCAAAGGCAGGCCGCGGAAGTGCCACCTTGTCGATGGCTGAGGCAGGTGCCCGCTTCGCGATGTTTGTTGTGAACGCCATCACAGGTCAGTCTTCCCCGATGGTTTATGCGTATGTGGATACAGATGGCACTCAGAATTGCTCGTTCCTCGCAATACCGGTGGTTCTTGGCAAGAATGGCATTGAAAAGCGCCTACCGATAGGTCCCATGAATGCTGTGGAGAAGGAAATGCTTAAGCAATCCATCTCCGTTGTGAAGGCGAACATTGAGAAGGGAATGAATTTCGCGCGCTCAAAGTTGTAA